One genomic segment of Gadus chalcogrammus isolate NIFS_2021 chromosome 3, NIFS_Gcha_1.0, whole genome shotgun sequence includes these proteins:
- the LOC130379377 gene encoding protein phosphatase 1 regulatory subunit 29-like, with translation MAGRTHLSSFCASSLSPSLLLSLLLSALVLLRLPGPVRGDCWLIEGDKGYVWLAICSQNQPPYETIPQHINNTVHDLRLNENKLKAVLFTSMYRFTNLTDLNLTKNDINYIEDGAFAGQANLQVLQLGYNKLTNLSEGMLRGLGRMQCLFLQHNLIEVIATNAFWECPSLSSLDLSSNKLSRLDPSTFTSLNRLMVCELAGNPFHCGCELYSFLTWLEAFNNVTHTYDRLQCETPRELLGYPLLSPLPGHGRNARSILSTTCRDGIYIPGIPSLGPDMDGSGEGYHNPDQGLYHQPTATSTAEPLNSHKISIKLQSVSFFTASLLVQIPKPFSKMYVLTQYNQSFVADIMPLKSRMEVIMLDKLNAHTNYTICVASISKSQRYNHTCVAFATRLLGLEDLGPNPSTTTHYIMTILGCLFGMVIVLGLVYYCLRRRRIAEEKEKAISVKKTILEMRYGPEAAAAVSNDPGAVQRLQDQTHHQHHHTAGSGGKMTPSASSSTGMLHGSTNTSSSRLSTLPQVEKMASAFNEAIGNKNNYMDVRTGAVAGEGREGGVMSGGGDALVDMCGLGENGSDGKEDSDDDGRGSASEISTIAKEVDKVNQIINNCIDALKLDASANASVATSDANIPVPMAQPPACITSLPRGLLPLSPGHPADLIMSSSPKMHSKPHPQLHPQTHIQPHPQLHPQAHPPSMAPVPLVIPLSERPGISGGGFLSPPYRDPPPANAVRPIQRQLSADPPTTAGMKNRCGVPSAGGSMRNAPRVLSMDVPEQRNQENPGKYPAEGKGGSAECGGGAVMVGNGGGGVGGNGNGVGNGSGNGGVRVNGGGMACGNGNGGGVLAGPGQQQHHLEVQPEHHSSEHRHSFPALYYEGPSDSPLPVQKASFLKPLGRAKRDASAAYSQLSPARHHNYNSGYSSSPEYSSETTLRIWERFRPYKKNPREEASYIAAGHALRKKVQFAKDEDLHDILDYWKGVSAQQKL, from the exons ATGGCCGGCAGAACCCATCTCAGCTCCTTCTGCGCCTCCTCTCTTTcaccctccctgctcctctcgcTCCTGCTGTCGGCCCTGGTGCTCCTGCGGCTGCCCGGGCCGGTCCGGGGGGACTGCTGGCTCATAGAGGGGGATAAGGGGTACGTCTGGCTGGCTATCTGCAGCCAGAACCAGCCTCCATACGAGACCATCCCCCAGCACATCAACAACACG GTGCATGACTTGCGTCTGAATGAGAACAAGCTGAAGGCGGTGCTGTTCACCTCGATGTACCGTTTCACCAACCTCACGGACCTCAACCTCACCAAGAATGACATCAACTACATTGAGGACGGGGCCTTCGCCGGCCAGGCAAACCTTCAG GTGCTCCAGCTGGGATACAACAAGCTGACCAACCTGAGCGAGGGCATGCTGCGCGGCCTGGGCCGCATGCAGTGCCTCTTCCTCCAGCACAACCTCATCGAGGTCATCGCCACCAACGCGTTCTGGGAGTGTCCGAGCCTCAGCAGCCTGGACCTGTCCTCCAACAAGCTGAGCCGCCTCGACCCGTCCACCTTCACCTCGCTCAACCGCCTCATGGTGTGCGAGCTGGCGGGAAACCCGTTCCACTGTGGCTGCGAGCTCTACAGCTTCCTCACCTGGCTGGAGGCGTTCAACAACGTCACACACACCTACGACCGGCTCCAGTGCGAGACCCCTCGTGAGCTGCTCGGCTACCCGCTTTTGAGCCCCTTGCCCGGGCACGGGAGGAACGCCCGCTCCAtcctctccaccacctgccGGGACGGTATTTACATCCCGGGGATACCCTCCCTGGGCCCTGACATGGACGGGTCAGGCGAGGGTTATCATAACCCGGACCAGGGTCTCTATCACCAGCCCACAGCCACCTCCACCGCCGAACCCTTAAACAGCCACAAGATCTCCATCAAGCTGCAGAGTGTGTCCTTCTTCACAGCCTCGCTGCTGGTGCAGATCCCCAAGCCCTTCAGCAAGATGTACGTCCTGACGCAGTACAACCAGTCCTTTGTGGCCGACATCATGCCTCTGAAGAGCAGGATGGAGGTGATCATGCTGGACAAGCTCAACGCCCACACCAACTACACCATCTGCGTGGCGTCCATCAGCAAGTCCCAGCGCTACAACCACACCTGTGTGGCCTTCGCCACACGACTGCTGGGCCTGGAGGACCTGGGCCCCAACccgtccaccaccacccactacATCATGACCATCCTGGGCTGCCTGTTCGGCATGGTGATCGTGCTGGGTCTCGTCTACTACTGTCTCCGGCGGCGACGCAtcgcggaggagaaggagaaagccaTCAGCGTGAAGAAGACCATCCTTGAGATGAG GTACGGTCCCGAGGCGGCAGCAGCAGTGTCTAATGACCCCGGGGCCGTCCAGCGTCTCCAGGACCAgacccaccaccagcaccaccacaccgCGGGGTCTGGGGGAAAGATGACCCCGTCTGCCTCCTCCAGCACAGGCATGCTCCACGGCTCAACCAACACCAGCTCCTCCCGTCTCTCCACCCTGCCTCAGGTGGAGAAAATGGCCAGCGCCTTCAACGAGGCCATCGGCAACAAGAACAACTACATGGACGTGAGGACGGGCGCCGTGGCCGGTGAGGGCCGGGAGGGTGGGGTGAtgagtgggggaggagatgCGTTGGTGGACATGTGCGGCCTGGGGGAGAACGGCTCCGACGGCAAGGAGGACTCGGACGACGACGGGCGCGGCTCGGCCTCTGAGATCTCCACCATCGCCAAGGAGGTGGACAAGGTCAACCAGATCATCAACAACTGCATCGATGCCCTGAAGCTGGACGCCTCGGCCAACGCCTCTGTGGCCACGTCGGACGCCAACATCCCCGTCCCCATGGCCCAGCCTCCTGCCTGCatcacctctctcccccgcggcctccttcccctctcccctggccACCCGGCCGATCTGATCATGTCCTCCTCCCCCAAGATGCACTCCAAACCCCATCCCCAA CTGCACCCCCAGACCCACATCCAGCCGCACCCCCAGCTCCATCCGCAggcccaccctccctccatggCACCGGTGCCCCTGGTCATACCGCTGTCCGAGCGTCCAGGAATCAGTGGTGGTGGCTTCCTCTCCCCACCCTACCGAGACCCTCCACCGGCCAACGCCGTACGGCCCATCCAGAGGCAGCTGAGTGCCGACCCCCCCACCACTGCTGGCATGAAGAACCGGTGTGGTGTGCCCTCCGCAGGGGGCTCCATGAGGAACGCTCCACGGGTGCTCAGCATGGATGTTCCCGAGCAGCGCAACCAGGAGAACCCGGGCAAATACCCTGCGGAGGGGAAGGGCGGCTCTGCAGAATGTGGCGGGGGAGCGGTGATGGTGGGAAACGGAGGCGGCGGTGTGGGAGGCAATGGAAACGGTGTTGGGAATGGCAGCGGCAACGGTGGGGTGCGAGTGAACGGTGGAGGAATGGCTTGTGGCAATGGCAATGGTGGTGGGGTCTTGGCAGGAcctgggcagcagcag caccatttgGAGGTGCAGCCTGAACACCACAGCTCCGAGCACCGCCACTCCTTCCCCGCACTCTACTACGAGGGCCCCAGCGACTCGCCCCTGCCCGTCCAGAAGGCCTCATTCCTCAAGCCTTTGGGCCGTGCAAAGCGGGACGCCTCAGCGGCCTACTCCCAGCTCTCGCCTGCTCGCCACCACAACTACAACTCAGGGTACTCCTCCAGCCCTGAGTACTCCTCCGAGACCACACTGAGGATCTGGGAGCGCTTCAGGCCCTACAAGAAGAACCCCCGCGAGGAAGCGTCCTACATAGCAGCGGGCCATGCTCTGCGCAAAAAGGTGCAGTTCGCTAAAGATGAGGATCTCCACGACATCTTGGACTACTGGAAGGGGGTGTCTGCCCAGCAGAAGTTGTAA